In Blastopirellula sp. J2-11, a single genomic region encodes these proteins:
- a CDS encoding carboxypeptidase-like regulatory domain-containing protein, producing MNQSPESPLWRQFDLRSRSEATTSGGRFSYRTVIALVLALTLIGAFVGTLAWFRAQPRTHFVSCIVTRFGQLDVQDRTAHDADLKAMIASGYFTDGGKASRGILHRGQLIERFLNLRKAAKDETVIVYLSSYATLQEDGDVDLVPSDWNLSEGGASLAQLMSALRDCPAQQKLLLLDIAPFSLTDNQATGVQTAAASIIEQLDDPHLAVLFSCGSEQMPQLNESLGRSLFGYFVETGLQGEADGWGSYADGRIIASELAEYVRARTIEVSLATSGILQAPYMTGKTNRDWELSSVNPHATTVLTDTERKYPEWLTAAWTTRNALLKSGKERFTPSAFDQLDRVLLQSEREWRLGDDSDRTQRDFQLANHLLNKRLAEFAAVRDSFPNISLSDYREEGEQAPKEVSSEVGNYFASLDDLASLPDAQRIAAIKKMQTELQAKLKTATRMQVALAIDDQLQQLEKFQPTKFSAASELLQLWEPHPRQIEEAYWLWLARLSPNDPNALRFYNCISQQQQVSARLEPLPWILSQMSASDQYLHAAKVGLMSPGYLPTTWNAQQLNTVQPQLDRLDQLSGRLATAYDVARRGYRLSWLLAEEAAFNPDSSVKVGTAMAQIHLLMTRYSLKGTHAPFSEDQDGTSMIDQGIEISVHLGKTLDELSQTPSNTQISQWIAELTSSQPSVSTYRHADILLRTPWVPVEQRAQLCAALHKASFTLTSSILSAPPLSYREVDLEAHANVDTRLACYLHGFYYKQTPADEMAPPSDPTEMGEQPTSIPRWKALFQMQANYRLKQMKLMHVEQSDGIFDSVERRLALVATCPAFQLSNSIGQVISHDGHTSIEVDYRVMTADMDDKTPHINVISPSSVLTASIDAEIPDRSATIMVKATPEATPSQLAAVQGVMMTFKMPWGTVYRPIPLPPMFDHELELLAASTLDGPQTALTEIDLRPIAGRQSQYWFLRNVTDKSLSVNLQIGAGQTYQQKLDIPPRGVSPIIIAGKPIAAPAPLPTVSGKITILATDAVSGNSLLQQELLLRVLTPRSYVQVTDARCEYRPGGARITATLSATNFPSGPPSSATIELTPQEFPSLVNVVGGVLSSKLVSGDKQVQLSADLLLSPTASQSGQWRISVDGFSQAFRFDGIVPTSSGLSSPRANNQPVIRLTAPAMLRTGETLTAGLIAESAPVGASLVCQLGIPNSGGFLAERTVTCPTAQQSTIGFSPIDPHGALQWTARLNDWNVQLDTVGIVGRRRVQLQMLDADGNVIDQAWQPIVVDDSAPRSLRFTTSPTLAQIKKPASFAATAFDGETGVAQMQMFLGEPFDNAVPKDAKLVPMILGEDGNFTGQLTLTDLGRNFVTVVATNGVGIQAFKTTTVHVLEQLPPPMATIRGTVLEAGRPQPGLTVTLAGADGKPIKTSETSPSGEYVFGQLKPGAYQLSVVKAAAARNAKATAVGKPDQTSTVDLNLTLQ from the coding sequence ATGAATCAATCGCCTGAGTCTCCTTTGTGGCGACAATTCGACCTCCGTTCGCGATCCGAAGCGACCACGTCCGGCGGACGTTTTTCGTACCGTACCGTGATTGCATTGGTGCTTGCGCTGACGCTGATCGGCGCCTTCGTCGGAACGCTCGCCTGGTTTCGCGCCCAACCGCGGACTCATTTCGTCAGTTGTATCGTCACTCGCTTTGGTCAGTTGGACGTGCAAGATCGGACGGCGCACGACGCCGACTTGAAAGCGATGATCGCCTCCGGCTATTTCACCGACGGGGGCAAAGCGTCGCGCGGCATATTGCATCGCGGCCAGCTGATCGAGCGCTTTCTCAATTTGCGAAAAGCGGCGAAAGACGAGACGGTCATCGTCTATCTCTCGAGCTACGCCACCTTGCAAGAAGATGGCGACGTCGACCTGGTCCCCTCCGACTGGAATCTCTCGGAAGGAGGCGCTTCGCTGGCGCAATTGATGTCGGCGCTGCGCGATTGCCCCGCTCAGCAAAAATTGCTGCTGCTCGATATCGCTCCCTTTTCGTTGACCGACAATCAAGCGACCGGCGTGCAAACGGCGGCGGCCAGCATTATCGAGCAACTGGATGATCCACATCTAGCGGTCCTGTTTAGCTGCGGATCTGAGCAGATGCCGCAATTGAATGAATCATTGGGGCGTTCTCTCTTCGGCTACTTTGTCGAAACCGGACTTCAGGGAGAAGCGGACGGTTGGGGAAGTTACGCCGATGGTCGAATCATCGCCAGCGAACTGGCCGAATATGTGCGAGCTCGCACCATCGAGGTCAGTCTGGCGACCAGCGGCATCTTGCAAGCGCCGTACATGACGGGAAAAACGAATCGTGATTGGGAGTTGTCGAGCGTCAATCCACACGCGACGACGGTCCTTACGGATACGGAACGAAAGTATCCCGAATGGCTTACAGCGGCCTGGACAACACGCAATGCGCTGCTGAAATCGGGAAAAGAACGGTTCACTCCTAGCGCCTTTGATCAGCTTGATCGCGTCTTGCTGCAGTCCGAACGAGAATGGCGACTCGGCGATGATTCTGATCGTACGCAGCGTGATTTCCAACTGGCCAATCACCTGTTGAACAAGCGACTTGCCGAATTCGCAGCTGTTCGCGACTCGTTTCCGAACATTTCTCTCTCCGACTATCGCGAAGAAGGAGAGCAGGCCCCCAAAGAGGTCTCTTCCGAAGTCGGCAACTATTTCGCATCGCTCGATGATCTGGCGTCGCTCCCCGATGCGCAGCGGATCGCCGCGATTAAAAAAATGCAAACCGAATTGCAAGCGAAGCTAAAAACGGCGACTCGCATGCAAGTCGCCCTGGCGATTGATGATCAATTGCAGCAATTGGAAAAATTTCAGCCGACCAAATTCTCGGCCGCTTCCGAACTGTTGCAACTGTGGGAACCCCATCCGCGGCAAATCGAAGAGGCGTACTGGTTATGGCTCGCTCGTTTAAGTCCGAATGATCCCAACGCGCTGCGCTTTTACAATTGCATCTCGCAACAGCAGCAAGTTTCGGCGCGGCTCGAGCCGCTGCCGTGGATTCTGAGTCAGATGTCCGCCTCCGATCAATATTTGCATGCCGCCAAAGTCGGACTGATGTCCCCAGGCTATTTGCCGACGACTTGGAATGCGCAACAACTCAATACGGTGCAGCCCCAACTGGATCGATTGGATCAATTGTCAGGCCGCCTGGCGACGGCATACGATGTCGCACGGCGCGGATATCGACTTAGTTGGTTACTGGCCGAAGAAGCGGCCTTCAATCCTGATTCGTCGGTAAAAGTTGGAACGGCGATGGCTCAAATCCATCTCTTGATGACGAGATACTCGCTGAAAGGAACCCACGCTCCCTTCTCCGAAGACCAAGACGGAACGTCGATGATCGATCAAGGAATCGAAATTTCGGTACATCTTGGCAAGACCTTGGACGAACTCTCGCAAACTCCCTCTAACACGCAAATCAGCCAATGGATCGCCGAGCTGACCAGCTCGCAACCGAGCGTCAGCACGTACCGTCACGCCGATATCTTGCTCCGCACCCCTTGGGTCCCCGTCGAGCAACGCGCTCAATTGTGCGCCGCATTGCATAAAGCGTCGTTCACGCTTACTTCGTCCATACTCAGTGCGCCGCCGCTATCGTATCGCGAAGTCGATTTGGAAGCGCACGCAAATGTCGATACGCGATTGGCCTGCTATCTGCACGGTTTTTACTACAAGCAAACGCCAGCCGACGAAATGGCGCCGCCGAGCGATCCAACGGAAATGGGAGAGCAACCGACTTCGATTCCCCGCTGGAAAGCGCTCTTTCAGATGCAAGCCAACTATCGGCTCAAGCAAATGAAGCTGATGCACGTCGAGCAAAGTGATGGAATTTTTGATAGCGTCGAACGGCGATTGGCGCTCGTCGCTACTTGTCCCGCGTTTCAACTCTCCAATAGCATCGGTCAAGTCATTTCCCACGACGGTCACACGTCAATCGAAGTCGACTATCGCGTGATGACCGCGGATATGGATGATAAAACGCCGCACATTAATGTCATTTCTCCCTCGAGTGTTTTGACGGCGAGCATCGACGCCGAAATCCCGGATCGCTCCGCCACGATCATGGTGAAAGCGACGCCGGAAGCGACGCCTTCGCAACTTGCCGCCGTGCAAGGGGTGATGATGACCTTCAAAATGCCATGGGGAACCGTCTATCGACCAATTCCACTACCGCCGATGTTTGACCATGAGCTGGAACTCTTGGCCGCTTCCACCTTGGACGGCCCCCAGACCGCGCTGACCGAGATCGATCTTCGGCCAATCGCCGGTCGTCAGAGTCAGTACTGGTTTCTCCGCAACGTCACCGATAAGTCGCTTAGCGTCAATTTGCAGATCGGCGCCGGCCAAACCTATCAACAAAAGCTCGACATCCCGCCGCGCGGCGTTTCGCCGATCATCATCGCCGGCAAACCAATTGCTGCGCCAGCTCCGTTGCCGACGGTCTCCGGCAAGATCACCATCCTTGCGACCGACGCCGTCAGCGGAAACTCTCTGCTGCAGCAGGAACTCCTCTTGCGCGTGCTGACTCCCCGTAGTTACGTCCAAGTGACCGACGCACGCTGCGAATATCGTCCCGGCGGAGCTCGCATCACCGCAACATTATCGGCGACCAACTTCCCCAGCGGACCTCCTTCCAGTGCGACGATTGAGCTCACGCCGCAGGAATTTCCGAGTCTGGTGAACGTTGTCGGCGGCGTCTTGAGCAGCAAGCTCGTCAGCGGCGACAAACAAGTGCAGCTCTCAGCCGATTTGCTGCTCTCCCCCACCGCGAGTCAAAGCGGTCAATGGCGAATCTCCGTCGATGGATTTTCCCAGGCATTTCGTTTTGACGGCATCGTGCCGACCAGCTCGGGGCTCTCCAGCCCCCGAGCGAACAACCAACCGGTGATACGTCTGACGGCGCCGGCGATGTTGCGTACCGGCGAGACGTTGACCGCCGGATTGATCGCCGAAAGCGCTCCGGTAGGCGCGTCACTCGTCTGTCAGTTAGGAATCCCGAACAGCGGCGGATTTCTGGCCGAACGAACCGTCACTTGTCCCACCGCCCAACAATCGACCATCGGCTTCTCGCCGATTGATCCGCATGGCGCGCTGCAGTGGACCGCGCGGCTGAATGACTGGAACGTGCAACTAGACACGGTCGGCATCGTCGGACGGCGGCGCGTGCAATTGCAAATGCTCGACGCCGACGGCAATGTCATCGACCAAGCCTGGCAACCGATCGTCGTCGACGATTCGGCGCCGCGCAGCTTGCGTTTCACCACTTCGCCGACGTTGGCCCAGATCAAAAAGCCAGCCTCGTTCGCCGCCACCGCGTTTGACGGCGAGACCGGCGTCGCCCAAATGCAAATGTTCCTCGGCGAGCCGTTTGACAACGCCGTCCCCAAAGACGCGAAGCTCGTGCCGATGATCCTTGGCGAGGATGGCAACTTCACCGGTCAACTGACGCTGACCGATCTCGGACGCAACTTTGTGACCGTCGTCGCGACCAACGGCGTCGGCATTCAAGCGTTCAAAACCACAACCGTCCATGTCCTCGAACAACTACCGCCGCCGATGGCCACCATCCGCGGAACCGTTCTGGAAGCAGGCAGGCCCCAACCAGGTTTGACCGTCACTCTGGCCGGAGCCGACGGCAAGCCGATCAAGACCAGCGAAACCAGCCCCAGCGGCGAGTATGTCTTCGGACAACTCAAACCAGGCGCCTACCAACTCTCCGTCGTCAAAGCCGCAGCGGCTCGCAACGCCAAAGCGACCGCCGTCGGCAAACCGGATCAAACGTCAACAGTCGATCTGAACCTAACGCTGCAATAA
- a CDS encoding DUF6677 family protein yields MADQSSTTGEDRFAPVQVDLKNPELAFLLAWLLPGAGHIYQGRVGKGILFMVCILFTFFVGLSMGGGRVVYARWDMSEKRLPYLCQIGVGLPAAPALYQAYRVKNREPALLLFGVPLMAPPINDHELGQLHREYGFRFEMGTLYTMIAGLLNVLVIFDAYAGPVFVIPEKEKRRRQRGNKEDPPTSADETASDTTEATSTADS; encoded by the coding sequence ATGGCTGACCAGTCGTCGACTACCGGCGAAGACCGCTTCGCTCCGGTCCAAGTCGATCTGAAGAACCCCGAGCTCGCATTTCTGTTGGCGTGGCTATTGCCGGGGGCGGGTCATATCTACCAAGGACGGGTGGGCAAAGGGATTTTGTTCATGGTCTGCATCTTGTTCACCTTCTTCGTCGGTCTGTCGATGGGAGGGGGACGAGTCGTCTATGCTCGCTGGGACATGAGCGAAAAGCGCTTGCCCTATTTGTGCCAAATCGGCGTCGGTCTGCCGGCGGCGCCAGCGTTGTATCAGGCGTATCGCGTCAAAAATCGGGAACCGGCGTTGCTGCTGTTCGGCGTGCCGCTGATGGCGCCGCCGATCAACGACCACGAACTGGGCCAGCTCCATCGCGAATATGGCTTTCGCTTTGAAATGGGGACGCTGTACACGATGATCGCCGGTCTATTGAACGTGCTGGTCATCTTTGACGCCTATGCAGGCCCGGTCTTTGTCATTCCCGAGAAAGAGAAACGCCGCCGCCAGCGCGGCAACAAAGAAGATCCGCCTACATCCGCGGATGAGACGGCCAGCGATACGACCGAAGCGACCAGTACGGCTGACAGCTAA
- a CDS encoding sigma-70 family RNA polymerase sigma factor, producing the protein MSHQPPKQNSPTGILQPDEFVRLVVENEGRIFAYVASIVPGSSEIEDIVQDVITLMWEKIEDFERGTHFGAWACRIAYFKVLELRRSMGIRRSYFLSDKLRESLASEAVEIWDDLQQQSVALEKCLDHLDEADRQMVLRRYSSKGTLKETAALLGKSEVTVRKWIRRVLMRLEKCLSLRLGLEL; encoded by the coding sequence ATGAGCCACCAACCACCGAAACAGAACTCTCCAACTGGCATACTCCAGCCAGACGAATTTGTGCGTTTGGTGGTGGAAAATGAGGGGCGAATTTTCGCCTATGTGGCCTCGATTGTGCCGGGTTCTTCCGAGATCGAAGACATTGTTCAAGACGTGATCACGTTGATGTGGGAGAAAATCGAAGACTTTGAACGGGGAACCCATTTCGGGGCTTGGGCTTGCCGGATCGCCTACTTCAAAGTGCTAGAACTGCGTCGTTCGATGGGGATTCGTCGCTCCTACTTTTTGAGCGACAAACTGCGAGAATCGCTCGCTTCTGAGGCAGTAGAAATCTGGGATGACCTGCAACAGCAGTCGGTCGCGCTGGAGAAGTGCTTGGACCATCTGGATGAGGCCGATCGTCAGATGGTGCTGCGACGATACAGCTCGAAGGGAACGCTCAAAGAGACGGCCGCACTGCTGGGTAAGTCAGAAGTAACGGTGCGGAAATGGATTCGCCGCGTTCTGATGCGACTGGAGAAATGCCTCTCACTACGATTGGGGCTCGAATTATGA
- a CDS encoding FecR family protein — MSDLQARAQLLELLAEIDAGELSDQQTEQLEQLLIEHPELQKSYLRRIAARTQLTIIARRRANKLALPPQAECAISPNQAPQSKSAVVLAIAASLLLIVTLGSVFWFSQQSPLAGAALSDTSPPIASITRIADCWWSAPEMSAALGQRLSAGQNLWLESGLVEITMRSGAMITMVGPCQVQIADSNSIFLSQGIVHALAPHDTIDFTIKTEQIDIIDLGTKFTVSVDQQQAVEVHVHEGTVSMRRNSVAKQSLIEHLVLAGKSIRFSPTAAVFEKPDGFTPFRQIAPANGKHIAYTTRAGTVGNQLYEGKVGHDFIVNETIEVTRLGVFDSNSDGLQRALFCEIWQRDDRGTPDDFRDDYGIVMAGRLPFTPDDPGELIEGNRFKSLEAPLTLPPGNYTIVAFGYGNGEPLGNDQYQVGLYRKRKSRDDGQGVVSFVGSSRYGDQTTGPHAFPGIVDKFWADRYSAGTFEYRLLDPSSTTRESP; from the coding sequence ATGAGCGATCTCCAAGCGCGCGCCCAACTGCTTGAACTGCTGGCCGAAATCGACGCAGGCGAACTATCCGACCAGCAGACTGAGCAATTGGAACAACTGCTGATCGAGCATCCCGAATTGCAGAAAAGTTATTTGCGCCGGATCGCCGCGCGGACGCAATTGACAATCATCGCACGCCGTCGCGCCAACAAGTTGGCGCTGCCGCCGCAAGCGGAATGCGCGATCTCACCCAACCAAGCCCCTCAGAGCAAGAGCGCCGTCGTCCTGGCGATCGCCGCTAGTCTGTTGCTGATTGTAACGCTGGGAAGCGTTTTCTGGTTTTCTCAGCAGTCTCCACTGGCCGGCGCCGCTCTCAGCGACACATCGCCGCCGATCGCCTCGATCACGCGAATCGCCGATTGCTGGTGGAGCGCCCCGGAGATGAGCGCCGCGTTAGGCCAGCGTTTGTCTGCAGGTCAAAACTTGTGGCTCGAATCAGGCCTGGTCGAAATCACGATGCGGTCGGGCGCCATGATCACCATGGTTGGTCCTTGCCAAGTTCAAATCGCCGACTCCAACAGCATCTTCCTCTCGCAAGGAATCGTGCATGCTTTGGCTCCGCACGACACGATCGACTTCACCATCAAAACCGAGCAGATCGACATCATTGATCTTGGCACCAAGTTCACCGTGTCGGTCGATCAGCAGCAAGCGGTCGAAGTTCATGTGCACGAAGGTACGGTCAGCATGCGTCGTAATAGCGTCGCGAAGCAGTCGCTTATCGAACATCTTGTCTTGGCTGGCAAATCGATTCGGTTTAGTCCTACGGCGGCCGTCTTTGAGAAGCCGGATGGTTTTACGCCGTTTCGACAAATTGCGCCGGCGAACGGAAAGCATATCGCCTACACCACGCGCGCCGGCACGGTCGGCAATCAACTCTACGAAGGGAAAGTGGGACATGACTTTATCGTAAATGAAACGATCGAAGTCACTCGACTGGGCGTCTTTGACAGCAATTCCGACGGACTCCAGCGCGCGCTTTTCTGCGAGATTTGGCAGCGCGACGACCGTGGAACTCCCGATGATTTCCGCGATGACTATGGAATCGTCATGGCGGGGCGCCTGCCGTTTACGCCGGATGATCCCGGCGAGTTGATCGAGGGCAATCGTTTTAAATCGCTCGAAGCGCCGCTGACGTTGCCGCCGGGCAATTACACAATTGTCGCCTTTGGTTACGGCAATGGAGAGCCGCTGGGGAATGACCAATACCAAGTCGGATTGTATCGCAAACGCAAATCGCGCGACGATGGCCAGGGCGTGGTTTCCTTTGTCGGCTCCAGTCGTTACGGCGACCAAACGACCGGACCTCATGCTTTTCCTGGCATCGTCGATAAATTCTGGGCGGATCGCTATTCCGCAGGCACGTTTGAATACCGCTTGCTGGATCCATCCTCCACTACTCGAGAAAGTCCTTAG
- a CDS encoding DUF1559 domain-containing protein yields the protein MTRNRQGFTLVELLVVIAIIGVLIALLLPAVQQAREAARRMQCSNQMKQLGLAFHNYHDTAGRLPVANPLCDSGKRWNWTQMVLPQMEMGALFDTFDFDLAAWQGTNFQYLQQHHPAFTCPSNPLANELREEENFAAPDWIISQCDYAANQGDYANSTGIGSTPAYGNVGCDTRKSRGMMSRYGWSAAFRDAPDGLSNTFALGECIGTLSIVQNWGTQSFATTAHPINYLNQSLILTLPTNAAPRWDESIGFRSMHPGGALFLYSDASVHFLAETVDGATYRAMASRSGQEVFAMP from the coding sequence ATGACCCGAAACCGTCAAGGATTTACACTGGTCGAATTGCTGGTGGTCATCGCCATCATCGGCGTCTTGATCGCCCTGTTGCTGCCTGCGGTTCAACAGGCTCGCGAAGCGGCACGCCGGATGCAGTGCAGTAATCAAATGAAGCAGTTGGGGCTGGCCTTCCACAACTATCATGACACCGCCGGTCGACTGCCGGTGGCCAATCCGCTTTGCGATAGCGGCAAACGTTGGAACTGGACGCAGATGGTCTTGCCGCAGATGGAAATGGGAGCGTTGTTTGACACGTTTGACTTTGATCTAGCAGCCTGGCAAGGAACCAATTTTCAATATTTGCAGCAGCACCATCCCGCATTCACTTGCCCCTCGAATCCTTTGGCCAATGAACTGCGTGAAGAAGAGAACTTCGCCGCGCCGGATTGGATCATCTCTCAATGCGACTACGCCGCGAATCAAGGAGACTACGCTAACAGCACCGGGATAGGGAGCACGCCTGCCTATGGAAACGTGGGCTGCGACACGCGTAAATCGCGAGGCATGATGAGTCGTTATGGCTGGAGCGCCGCGTTCCGTGACGCGCCGGATGGACTGAGTAATACATTCGCGCTGGGCGAATGCATCGGCACGCTGTCGATTGTGCAAAACTGGGGAACTCAGAGCTTCGCCACGACCGCGCATCCGATCAACTACTTGAATCAATCGCTCATCCTTACGCTACCCACCAACGCCGCGCCCCGTTGGGACGAGTCGATCGGTTTTCGCAGCATGCATCCCGGCGGCGCGTTGTTTCTATATAGCGACGCTTCGGTTCACTTCCTTGCGGAAACTGTCGACGGCGCCACCTATCGCGCCATGGCTTCTCGCAGCGGCCAAGAAGTCTTTGCGATGCCCTAG
- the hemW gene encoding radical SAM family heme chaperone HemW → MAVNRKLISPADTKTPRSVYVHVPFCLRRCGYCNFTLVAGRDDLIDGYLQAIEREMRTLDQPHEVDTIFYGGGTPTHLPTPQLEKLLQLTTERFPTAADYEWSVEANPADLSEEKLDLLAAAGVNRISLGVQSFRDAKLQLLERDHRGADALNAAQRVRPKFAQLAIDLIFAAPGESVAQWRDDVRQAIELGADHVSTYGLTFEKGTTFWNRLLHDDLQEVDEETQRDQYLSGIEMLTAAGLQHYEVSNFARPNRRCAHNENYWLGGGYFAFGPGAARYVAQRRETNHRSTTRYIQRMLAGESPVAEWEELTPEETARERLIFGLRRLEGIDPADFAAATGFTIDQLASETLERLQHNGAIERTEDRLRLTSAGLLVSDSIWPDLL, encoded by the coding sequence GTGGCTGTGAACCGCAAACTAATATCGCCGGCTGACACCAAAACGCCGCGCAGCGTTTACGTGCATGTGCCGTTCTGTTTGCGGCGCTGCGGCTATTGCAACTTCACGCTGGTCGCCGGTCGCGATGATCTGATCGACGGCTATTTGCAGGCGATCGAGCGGGAGATGCGCACGCTCGACCAACCGCACGAGGTCGACACGATTTTCTATGGCGGCGGCACGCCGACGCATCTGCCGACGCCGCAGCTAGAAAAGCTGCTGCAACTGACGACCGAACGTTTTCCGACGGCAGCCGACTATGAATGGAGCGTCGAAGCGAACCCGGCCGACCTGAGCGAGGAGAAGCTGGATCTGTTGGCGGCGGCCGGAGTCAACCGAATCAGTCTCGGCGTGCAGTCGTTTCGAGACGCCAAGTTGCAACTGTTAGAGCGCGATCACCGCGGCGCCGACGCGCTGAACGCCGCGCAGCGCGTGCGGCCGAAGTTCGCACAGCTAGCGATCGATCTTATCTTCGCCGCTCCCGGCGAATCGGTCGCCCAGTGGCGCGACGACGTGCGGCAAGCGATCGAGCTGGGCGCCGATCATGTTTCGACCTATGGACTGACCTTTGAAAAAGGGACGACGTTTTGGAATCGCCTGTTGCATGACGATTTGCAAGAAGTCGACGAAGAGACGCAGCGCGACCAATATCTCAGCGGGATCGAAATGCTGACCGCCGCCGGGCTACAGCATTACGAAGTGTCGAACTTCGCGCGGCCCAACCGCCGCTGCGCGCATAACGAAAACTATTGGCTCGGCGGCGGGTACTTCGCCTTCGGCCCCGGCGCCGCTCGCTATGTCGCCCAGCGGCGTGAGACAAATCATCGCAGCACGACGCGGTACATCCAGCGGATGCTCGCCGGCGAATCGCCGGTCGCCGAATGGGAAGAGCTGACGCCGGAAGAGACCGCTCGCGAGCGGCTGATCTTTGGGTTGCGCCGTTTGGAAGGGATCGATCCGGCCGATTTCGCCGCCGCGACCGGGTTTACGATCGATCAATTGGCGAGCGAGACGCTCGAACGTCTCCAGCACAACGGCGCGATTGAGCGTACCGAAGATCGTCTGCGGCTGACCAGCGCAGGTCTGTTGGTCAGCGATTCGATCTGGCCCGATCTGCTTTAA
- a CDS encoding MBL fold metallo-hydrolase, translating to MLDNAPLRKLEVNDLTIEGYSRAAVQSYWRIPEMKVLFDLGLQPWDFMGTPTSFVTHAHLDHVAALPVYVSRRRMMKMDPPTIYLPESAIGPVQQMLSAFQRLDRGGMPCELIGVKPGDEIELSRELIVSVVATKHTIPSVGYIVWQRRRKLKPEYQSLPGDQIRDIRLSGVEVTDEHRFPKLAYLGDSRPEAMDACPAFYEAETLIMEMTFLAPDHRREKIHKMGHIHLDDVVDRRDRFQNKTIIAGHFSVRYNDRQIKNYVEEKLPDMLDQRLHLWL from the coding sequence ATGCTCGATAACGCTCCCCTTCGCAAACTAGAAGTCAACGACCTGACCATCGAGGGCTACTCGAGGGCGGCGGTGCAGTCGTATTGGCGAATCCCCGAGATGAAGGTCCTTTTCGATCTCGGTTTGCAGCCGTGGGACTTCATGGGCACGCCGACCAGTTTTGTCACGCATGCGCATCTCGATCACGTCGCGGCGCTGCCGGTCTACGTCTCGCGTCGACGGATGATGAAGATGGATCCGCCGACGATCTATCTGCCTGAATCGGCGATAGGTCCGGTGCAGCAAATGCTGTCCGCGTTCCAGCGACTTGATCGCGGCGGAATGCCGTGTGAGCTGATCGGCGTCAAACCAGGCGACGAGATCGAACTTTCGCGCGAACTGATCGTTTCGGTCGTCGCAACCAAGCATACGATTCCCTCGGTCGGCTATATCGTTTGGCAGCGCCGGCGCAAGCTGAAGCCCGAGTATCAAAGCTTGCCTGGCGATCAGATTCGCGATATTCGGCTGTCTGGGGTCGAAGTGACCGACGAACATCGGTTTCCCAAGCTCGCCTATTTGGGCGATAGTCGCCCCGAAGCGATGGACGCGTGCCCTGCTTTCTATGAAGCGGAGACGTTGATTATGGAAATGACCTTTTTGGCGCCCGATCATCGCCGCGAGAAAATTCATAAGATGGGACATATCCATCTTGATGACGTGGTCGACCGCCGCGATCGTTTCCAAAACAAAACGATCATCGCTGGGCACTTCAGCGTGCGCTACAACGATCGCCAGATCAAAAATTATGTGGAAGAGAAGCTCCCCGATATGCTCGACCAGCGACTTCATCTGTGGCTGTGA